In Azospirillum thiophilum, the DNA window GATCGCCGCCCACGACCGCGGCGCGCGGGTGGCGCACCGGCTGATGCTCGACCATCCCGGCCGGGTCGCCGCCGCCGTCCTGCTGGACATCGCGCCAACGCGGGAGATGTACGCGGACACCACCGATGCCTTCGCGCAGGCCTATTGGCACTGGTTCTTCCTGTGCCAGGCCGCCCCGTTTCCGGAGCGCATGATCGGTGGCGATCCACGATTCTATTGGTTGAAGAAATGCGGCTCCGGCAGCGCCGGTCTGTCGCCCTTCACGCCGGAGGCCCTTGCGGAATATCTGGCCGCCTGGACACCGGAGACCATCCACGCGTCCTGCGAAGATTACCGGGCGGCTGCGACCATCGACCTTCGACATGACGAGGAGGACGGTGGCGCAAGGGTCGAATGCCCGCTACGTGTGCTGTGGGGCGAGCATGGGGTGATCGAGCGATGCTTCGATGCGCTGGCCGAATGGCGCAAGCGCGCCGTGGACGTCTCAGGCCGCAGCTTGCCGGGGGGCCATTACCTTGCCGAGGAGTTGCCGGACCTCGTTGCCGAAGAGATCCACCTGTTCTTCACCGAAAAGGGAAGTGACCTTCTGCAACAGGAGCCATCGCTACGCACCCCAGCGGGATGAAGGGGTAAGCCAGATTTTGGCATACAATTTGCTTTCAGGACAGAGTCCACCGGCGGCCGTACCGCACGGCCCGCTGCGAGCCGATCCGCCCACGCTCGCTCATGCGGTCCGACGGGCGCCGGACCGCGGGTGCGGCAACTGGCCATGGACCAACCGCCGCCGCCTGTCACTCCGGCACGGTGCCCTTCACCACCACGCGCATCAACACACGGCGGTGCTTGCCCATCTCGTAGTTGGCCGTGGCGCGGTGCAGCAGGCACCGGTTGTCCCAGAACACCAGATCGCCATGCTTCCAGCGGTGGGTATAGACGAACCGGTCCTGGGTCGCGTGCTCCAGCAACTCCTCCAGCAGGGCGCGCCCCTCCTCCTCCGGCAGGCCCTCGATGTGGGAGCTGTACATGCCGATATACAAGCTCTTGCGGCCGGTCTCCGGATGGATGCGGACCAACGGATGGGCAATGGGCGGAGCTGCGGCGATGTCCTCTTCGGTCGGCGGGGCGCTGCCGGTGTAGCGGCGCATGAACTCCAGGCTCTGCACCGACTTCAGTCCTTCGATCCGCCGACGGGTCGCCTCCGGCAAGGCGTCGTACGCCGCGGTCATGTCGGCGAATTGCGTGTCGCCGCCGTTCGGCGGCAGCTCCACCGCCTGAAGCATCGTCAGCAGCGACGGCTCCCTCAGGAAGGACTTGTCGGTGTGCCAGAAATAGTTGGAGCTGATGAAGGGCTTGGCCACCGGGTTGCCGACGGCGTCCAGGTTGGTGATGGTGTGGACCGCGTCCCATTTCGACCCGTCGGCCAGCCGGATCATGTGGCTCTCGATCGGGCCGAACAGCTCCGCGAACCGGTACATGCGCTCCTTGTCCAGCGACTGGTTGCGGATCACCAGCAGGTGATGGTCACGGAAGGCCGCGCGCACCGCGTCGGCCGCCGCATCGTCGAGCGGCCGGGAAAGGTCGAGCATATCGGTCTCCGCCCCGATTATGCCGTCCAACGGCCGGAATATTGCGGAGGAGACGGCGGAGGAGGCGGAGGCTTGCGCATGGAGGCTGGTCATGGGATCGGTTCCTTGCGGATCGGACTGGGTTTCAGAACGGGCGGCGGCAGGCCCAGAGGGCGGCGCGCGTCAGGATTTGGCGGTGCTGCGGGTGTTCCAGGGCCGCGCGGTCGTGGCCCAGCGTGTCGGCGACCGCACGGCCCCGGCCGACCTCGCGCGCCCACAAGGCGGGCCAGGCCTTCCCGCCTTCCGGCGCCACAGTCGCCAGGGGCTCGACATCGGCGGCGAGATCGAAGTCGCCATAGGCTTCGTCGGTCAGGGCGAAGGGCGACAGGCCGGCGGTGAGGGGATGCCGTTGGGCCGTGGGGACCAGGGTCACGGACCCACGCGGCGGATGGGCGGATCGGCCCCAGACCCAGGCACCACCGAGCAAATCCTTCCACTCCGGCCAATCGTCGAAGCAGATCAGGG includes these proteins:
- a CDS encoding alpha/beta fold hydrolase, with protein sequence MMFDGFDDFEMPTEGARIRVRRSGQGTPLLLLHGYPQTGAMWHKVAERLRDRHTLVVADLRGYGQSAKPATAPDHAPYSKRAMASDMVQVMAALGYDRFLIAAHDRGARVAHRLMLDHPGRVAAAVLLDIAPTREMYADTTDAFAQAYWHWFFLCQAAPFPERMIGGDPRFYWLKKCGSGSAGLSPFTPEALAEYLAAWTPETIHASCEDYRAAATIDLRHDEEDGGARVECPLRVLWGEHGVIERCFDALAEWRKRAVDVSGRSLPGGHYLAEELPDLVAEEIHLFFTEKGSDLLQQEPSLRTPAG
- a CDS encoding TauD/TfdA dioxygenase family protein, whose product is MLDLSRPLDDAAADAVRAAFRDHHLLVIRNQSLDKERMYRFAELFGPIESHMIRLADGSKWDAVHTITNLDAVGNPVAKPFISSNYFWHTDKSFLREPSLLTMLQAVELPPNGGDTQFADMTAAYDALPEATRRRIEGLKSVQSLEFMRRYTGSAPPTEEDIAAAPPIAHPLVRIHPETGRKSLYIGMYSSHIEGLPEEEGRALLEELLEHATQDRFVYTHRWKHGDLVFWDNRCLLHRATANYEMGKHRRVLMRVVVKGTVPE
- a CDS encoding ThuA domain-containing protein, yielding MSGAIRNLILTGGIGHPFADATPALEGVLAEAGVVSTVTDDIEGGLQALGQGGFDLLTVYALRWRMLGSEKYAPHRERWAFSPSQDGRERLSRFVTGGGGLLGLHTALICFDDWPEWKDLLGGAWVWGRSAHPPRGSVTLVPTAQRHPLTAGLSPFALTDEAYGDFDLAADVEPLATVAPEGGKAWPALWAREVGRGRAVADTLGHDRAALEHPQHRQILTRAALWACRRPF